One segment of Clostridium botulinum DNA contains the following:
- a CDS encoding NAD(+) synthase → MDFIKVASACPKTKVGDIDYNISNILKCIDDAKNNNSKFIVFPELCVTSYTCGDLFLNDTLLNKSITGINQILNATEDCDMLITLGAPLLINSVLYNCAYLLFKGKILGIVPKSYIPNYSEFYEKRWFTEGLSLETEEIDLPIQKNVPFGTNLIFSSQIANFGVEICEDLWVTIPPSSYLSLLGAHIIGNLSASNELVSKKDYRKSLVSNQSARCLCSYIYASAGVHESSTDLLFSGHLMISENGSILKENERFQRENEVIYSCVDIFRLKSERLKNLSFRDASKFTGKKPHIINFKFGCTNISHFDRFIDKHPFVPSSKCEREERCKEIFNIQSAALAKRFEHTGSKKAVIGISGGLDSTLALLVVVKTFELLNLDKHNIVTITMPGFGTTDRTYNNALTLCKELNCDLREINIVDASLQHFKDIGHDKNIHDVTYENVQARERTQILMDLANKEQGLLIGTGDLSELALGWCTYNGDHMSMYSVNPSIPKTLVRYLVRYVAEKESNAEVSDTLIDILDTPVSPELLPKDANGEISQKTEDIVGPYELHDFFLYHFIKNGSSKDRILFLAKEAFKDDYTDEEIEKWLNKFMWRFFTQQFKRSALPDGPKVGSISLSPRGDWRMPSDAQPWK, encoded by the coding sequence ATGGATTTTATAAAAGTCGCATCTGCATGTCCAAAAACTAAAGTTGGAGATATTGATTATAACATCTCTAATATTTTGAAATGCATAGATGATGCTAAAAATAACAATAGTAAATTTATAGTCTTCCCAGAACTATGTGTAACTTCATATACATGTGGAGATTTATTCTTAAATGATACTTTATTAAACAAATCAATAACCGGAATAAATCAAATATTAAATGCTACAGAAGATTGCGATATGTTGATTACACTAGGAGCACCATTACTTATAAATAGCGTACTTTATAATTGTGCTTATTTACTTTTCAAAGGTAAAATATTAGGAATAGTCCCTAAATCATATATACCTAACTACAGTGAATTTTATGAAAAAAGATGGTTTACAGAAGGACTTTCTTTAGAAACAGAAGAAATAGATTTACCAATTCAAAAAAATGTACCTTTTGGAACAAATCTTATTTTTTCTTCTCAAATAGCTAATTTTGGAGTTGAAATTTGTGAAGATTTATGGGTAACTATACCTCCTAGTTCATATCTTTCTCTACTTGGAGCACATATAATAGGAAACTTATCTGCTTCAAACGAATTAGTAAGTAAAAAAGATTATAGAAAAAGTCTTGTTTCAAACCAAAGTGCTAGATGTCTTTGTAGTTATATATATGCGTCTGCTGGAGTACATGAGTCATCTACTGACTTACTATTCAGTGGGCATTTAATGATAAGTGAAAATGGTTCTATTTTAAAAGAAAACGAAAGATTCCAAAGAGAAAATGAAGTCATTTACTCTTGTGTAGATATTTTCAGGCTTAAATCTGAAAGACTAAAAAATCTTAGTTTTAGAGATGCCTCTAAATTCACAGGAAAAAAACCTCATATAATAAATTTTAAATTTGGTTGTACTAATATCAGCCACTTTGATAGATTCATAGATAAGCATCCTTTCGTACCTTCATCAAAATGTGAACGTGAAGAAAGATGTAAAGAAATATTTAATATACAAAGTGCTGCTTTAGCAAAAAGATTTGAACATACCGGTTCAAAAAAAGCAGTAATAGGAATATCTGGTGGACTAGATTCTACTCTTGCTCTTCTAGTTGTAGTTAAAACATTTGAATTACTTAACTTAGATAAGCATAATATAGTTACTATAACAATGCCAGGGTTTGGTACAACAGATAGAACTTATAATAATGCATTAACTTTATGCAAAGAACTAAATTGTGATTTAAGAGAAATAAATATAGTAGACGCTTCACTTCAACATTTTAAAGATATAGGCCATGACAAAAATATTCACGATGTTACTTATGAAAATGTTCAAGCAAGGGAAAGAACTCAAATTTTAATGGATTTAGCTAATAAAGAACAAGGTCTCTTAATCGGAACTGGTGATCTATCCGAACTAGCTCTTGGATGGTGTACTTATAATGGTGATCATATGTCAATGTATTCAGTAAATCCATCTATACCAAAAACATTGGTTAGATATTTAGTTAGATATGTTGCTGAAAAGGAATCTAACGCAGAAGTTAGTGATACACTTATTGATATCTTAGATACGCCTGTAAGTCCAGAATTACTTCCTAAAGATGCAAACGGAGAAATATCACAAAAAACAGAAGATATAGTAGGACCTTATGAATTACATGATTTCTTCTTATATCATTTTATCAAAAATGGATCATCAAAAGATAGAATTTTATTTTTAGCTAAGGAAGCATTTAAAGATGATTATACTGATGAAGAAATTGAAAAATGGCTTAATAAATTTATGTGGAGATTTTTCACTCAGCAATTTAAAAGAAGTGCCTTACCAGATGGTCCAAAAGTAGGAAGTATCTCTTTAAGCCCTAGAGGTGATTGGAGAATGCCTTCAGATGCACAGCCTTGGAAATAA
- a CDS encoding NfeD family protein — translation MGSIVFWIIVAVAAFVIDIFTSSFLFVWFSIGAITAIFAAGLKASFFIQVIIFLIVGIISISIGYPWIRKKYKNSEHRIPLMEETYIGKIMVAEENIDQKATLKINGIYWTVINEGEIIHKGEKFIISSIDGAKFRIKKLEGENKNV, via the coding sequence ATGGGAAGTATAGTCTTCTGGATTATAGTTGCGGTTGCAGCATTTGTGATTGATATTTTTACTAGCAGTTTTTTATTTGTATGGTTTTCTATAGGAGCAATTACAGCGATTTTTGCAGCAGGGTTAAAAGCAAGCTTCTTTATTCAAGTAATAATATTTTTAATAGTAGGAATAATATCAATATCAATAGGATATCCGTGGATAAGAAAAAAATATAAAAATTCAGAACATAGGATACCACTTATGGAAGAAACATATATAGGTAAAATCATGGTAGCAGAAGAAAATATAGACCAAAAAGCAACCTTAAAAATCAATGGTATATATTGGACTGTAATTAATGAAGGGGAGATCATTCATAAGGGAGAAAAGTTCATTATTAGTAGCATTGATGGAGCAAAATTTAGAATTAAAAAGTTAGAGGGGGAAAATAAAAATGTTTAA
- a CDS encoding amino acid ABC transporter ATP-binding protein, with product MLRISNVKKKFGNTEVLKGINLNIDPGEILVIVGPSGGGKTTLLRCVNALEQCDNGKIEINGRAICEGGKYVDKKTMSEIRKDIGLVFQNFNLFPHMTVLENLIEAPRKVLGLSKEDAIKKAEKILGFLGLEEKAKNYPFELSGGQKQRVAIGRALALEPKVMCFDEPTSALDPGLTEEVANLIKSLSQNGMAMMIITHDMEFAKRVSDRIVSMDKGKLIDGLIFE from the coding sequence ATGCTAAGAATTAGTAATGTTAAAAAGAAATTTGGGAATACGGAAGTATTAAAAGGAATTAATCTTAATATTGATCCAGGAGAAATACTAGTTATTGTTGGTCCATCTGGTGGTGGAAAAACAACACTTCTTAGATGCGTTAATGCTTTAGAACAATGTGATAACGGGAAGATTGAGATTAATGGACGAGCAATTTGTGAAGGAGGAAAATATGTTGATAAGAAAACTATGTCTGAGATAAGAAAAGATATAGGATTGGTATTTCAAAACTTTAATTTATTTCCACATATGACTGTCTTGGAAAATCTAATAGAAGCACCTAGAAAAGTGCTTGGATTAAGTAAAGAAGATGCTATAAAGAAAGCAGAAAAGATTTTAGGTTTTTTAGGATTAGAAGAAAAGGCAAAAAATTATCCGTTTGAATTATCTGGAGGACAAAAACAAAGGGTTGCTATAGGAAGAGCTTTAGCATTAGAACCAAAAGTTATGTGTTTTGATGAACCAACTTCAGCACTAGATCCGGGACTTACAGAAGAGGTAGCAAATTTAATAAAAAGTTTAAGTCAAAATGGAATGGCAATGATGATAATAACGCATGATATGGAATTTGCAAAAAGAGTCTCAGATAGGATTGTTTCAATGGATAAAGGTAAACTTATAGATGGTTTAATATTTGAATAA
- a CDS encoding coiled-coil domain-containing protein: protein MKKRSLIISIGLIFILGFGLIGCNLQDDYVLTVKQSEDETPSAEKVDDIFDSDDIQELKDKLRDTPSEIADKMDELDEDKERIMKEFADKADELTDKLNQADLEGKSEDLKDKFDEITDKLDELKDNVDEAKDKIEDKKDEDIIDKTEVTDLKDQFELQIENLQNALDRFGKK, encoded by the coding sequence ATGAAAAAAAGAAGTTTAATAATATCAATAGGTTTAATTTTTATTTTAGGATTTGGCTTAATCGGATGTAATTTACAGGATGATTATGTTTTAACCGTAAAACAATCAGAAGATGAGACGCCGTCTGCTGAAAAGGTTGATGATATATTTGATTCAGATGACATTCAAGAATTAAAAGATAAATTAAGAGATACTCCATCTGAAATAGCTGATAAAATGGACGAGCTTGATGAGGATAAAGAAAGAATTATGAAAGAATTCGCAGATAAAGCTGATGAATTAACAGACAAATTGAATCAAGCTGATCTAGAAGGAAAGAGTGAAGACTTAAAGGATAAGTTTGATGAAATAACAGATAAATTAGATGAGCTTAAAGATAATGTTGATGAAGCTAAAGATAAAATTGAAGATAAAAAAGATGAGGACATTATTGATAAAACAGAGGTAACAGATTTAAAAGATCAATTTGAATTACAAATTGAAAATTTACAAAATGCACTTGATAGATTTGGAAAGAAATAA
- a CDS encoding SPFH domain-containing protein, with amino-acid sequence MFKLIGAPLILIFIIFTIFSSIKVVNTGYLCVVERFGQFSRILEPGWHFLIPFVDFARKKVSTKQQILDVPPQSVITKDNVKISVDNVIFFKMLNAKDAVYNIEDYKSGIVYSATTNIRNILGNMSLDEILSGRDSINQNLLSIIDEVTDAYGIKILSVEIKNIIPPAEIQQAMEKQMRAERDKRAMILQAEGLRQSQIEKAEGEKQSQILKAEAEKEANIRRAEGLKESQLLEAEGKAKAIEQIAIAESEAIRKVNTAIIESGTNETVIALKQVEALKEMALNPANKLILPNETLSSLGSIAAIADTLKDFSKNKNN; translated from the coding sequence ATGTTTAAACTTATAGGAGCACCACTAATATTAATATTTATAATATTTACAATATTTTCGTCAATAAAAGTAGTAAATACAGGATATTTATGTGTTGTAGAAAGATTTGGACAGTTCAGTAGAATATTAGAGCCAGGATGGCATTTCTTAATACCTTTTGTTGATTTTGCTAGAAAAAAAGTTTCAACAAAACAACAAATTTTAGATGTACCACCACAATCAGTTATTACCAAGGATAATGTAAAAATTTCAGTTGATAACGTAATATTTTTCAAAATGTTAAATGCTAAAGATGCTGTATACAACATAGAAGATTACAAATCTGGTATAGTTTATTCAGCAACAACAAACATAAGAAATATTCTGGGTAATATGAGTTTAGATGAAATCTTAAGTGGTAGAGATTCAATAAATCAAAACCTTTTGAGTATAATAGATGAAGTTACTGATGCATATGGTATAAAGATTTTAAGCGTTGAAATAAAAAATATTATACCACCTGCTGAAATTCAACAAGCTATGGAAAAACAAATGAGAGCTGAAAGAGATAAGAGAGCTATGATTCTTCAAGCAGAAGGTCTTAGACAATCTCAAATAGAAAAAGCTGAAGGAGAAAAGCAATCTCAAATACTTAAAGCTGAAGCAGAAAAAGAAGCTAATATTAGAAGAGCAGAAGGTTTGAAAGAATCTCAATTACTTGAAGCAGAAGGTAAAGCTAAAGCAATTGAACAAATAGCTATTGCAGAATCAGAAGCTATAAGAAAAGTTAATACTGCGATTATTGAATCTGGTACTAATGAAACAGTTATTGCTTTAAAGCAAGTTGAAGCTCTTAAGGAAATGGCGTTAAACCCAGCAAATAAGCTTATATTACCAAATGAAACTTTATCATCACTTGGAAGTATAGCAGCGATTGCTGACACGTTGAAAGACTTTTCAAAAAATAAAAATAACTAG
- a CDS encoding MATE family efflux transporter, producing MNLILSKNNNTALNKDFFKYVIPSIASMWISALYIMVDAIFVSKGVSSEALAAVNLAMPYTNFIFGLSVLFSIGSSTVISISLGKGENKKAKEYFSITIVLLTIISSIICIFSLIFLDEICLFLGATNSILPMVKSYLGVIILFIVFYIVSYALEVLIKTDGYPHLSTIGVIISALTNIVLDYVFVMKFNWGLEGAALATGLARLFSFVFFMSHFLGKNSKLKFCKFKFEMPFIKRIMSIGFSDCATELSLGIIILLFNQCILMFLKEDALITYSVISYVNTMVLSTMLGISQGLQPLCSYYYGTRDKKTIKYLFSLSLKVVFVSSVFIFLICILFTEPIVLMFIDKSDMSLFKYTAHTFKIFSISFLILGFNVVTSGFLASLEKSIDACKISLGRGLFILSISLFLMIFLFGGNGIWISTIVSEIIVLIFSLLLLRKNLNVLEDIAPKNTYELNQIGAYYN from the coding sequence GTGAATTTAATATTATCAAAAAACAATAACACTGCTTTAAATAAAGATTTTTTTAAGTATGTAATCCCATCAATTGCTTCTATGTGGATTTCTGCTTTATATATAATGGTTGATGCTATATTCGTAAGTAAAGGGGTAAGTTCCGAAGCATTAGCCGCTGTAAATTTAGCTATGCCATACACAAATTTTATTTTTGGATTATCTGTGTTATTTTCAATCGGGTCATCTACCGTTATTTCTATATCTTTAGGTAAAGGAGAAAATAAAAAAGCTAAAGAGTATTTTTCTATTACAATTGTATTACTTACAATAATATCTAGTATTATTTGCATATTTAGTCTTATATTTTTAGATGAAATATGCTTATTTCTAGGCGCAACTAATTCTATCCTTCCTATGGTTAAAAGCTATTTAGGTGTAATCATACTTTTTATAGTTTTTTACATAGTATCTTATGCCCTAGAAGTCCTTATAAAGACAGATGGTTATCCTCATTTATCTACAATAGGAGTTATCATATCCGCTTTAACTAATATAGTATTAGACTATGTCTTTGTTATGAAATTTAACTGGGGACTTGAAGGTGCTGCTTTAGCAACTGGACTAGCACGCTTATTTTCTTTTGTGTTTTTTATGAGTCACTTTTTAGGAAAAAACTCTAAATTAAAATTTTGTAAGTTTAAATTTGAAATGCCATTTATAAAGAGAATAATGTCAATAGGCTTTTCTGATTGTGCTACTGAACTTAGTCTTGGAATTATAATATTGTTATTTAATCAATGCATATTAATGTTCTTAAAAGAAGATGCTTTAATAACTTATAGTGTTATTTCTTATGTAAATACCATGGTTCTATCTACTATGCTAGGAATATCGCAAGGTCTTCAACCATTATGTAGTTATTATTATGGAACACGTGATAAAAAAACTATCAAATATTTATTTTCTCTATCTTTAAAAGTAGTTTTTGTTTCTTCTGTATTTATATTTTTGATATGTATACTATTTACTGAGCCTATAGTACTTATGTTTATTGACAAATCAGATATGAGTCTATTCAAATACACAGCTCACACTTTTAAAATTTTTTCTATATCATTTTTAATATTAGGTTTTAATGTTGTTACATCTGGATTTTTAGCATCTTTAGAAAAAAGTATTGATGCATGCAAGATTTCTTTAGGACGAGGCTTATTTATTCTTTCTATATCTTTATTTCTTATGATATTTTTATTTGGTGGAAATGGAATTTGGATTAGCACAATAGTTTCTGAAATTATAGTTTTAATATTTTCATTATTACTTTTAAGAAAAAATTTAAATGTTTTAGAAGATATTGCACCTAAAAATACGTATGAATTAAATCAAATAGGAGCATACTATAACTAA
- a CDS encoding dicarboxylate/amino acid:cation symporter yields the protein MKDRKEKKNKLGLTTKVFIALILGAICGIILYNFVPEGTIRDVILIDGVFKILGKGFLRAMQMLVVPLVFCSLVCGSLAIGDTKKLGKVGIKTMAFYVFTTAIAITIAIGVGKVINPGIGLDMSSVQIAEPTIAESKAFSDVILDIIPINPINSLAQGNMLQIIFFAMMVGIILATLGKKTEIVADFFKACNEIMMKMTMIVMEVAPIGVFCLIATTFATIGWGAFTPMLKYMSAVFLALAIQCLGTYMIMLKGFSNLSPLTFLKKFAPVMSFAFSTATSNATIPLSIDTLSKKMGVSKKISSFTVPLGATINMDGTAIMQGVAVVFVAQAFGINLGVSDYITVILTATLASIGTAGVPGVGLITLSMVFNSVNLPVEGIALIMGIDRILDMTRTAVNITGDAVCTTIVAKQEDEVNEEIFNNQDEEIDENIIEVI from the coding sequence ATGAAAGATAGAAAAGAAAAAAAGAATAAATTAGGTTTAACTACAAAGGTGTTTATAGCATTAATACTTGGAGCAATCTGCGGTATAATTTTATATAACTTTGTTCCTGAAGGGACAATTAGAGATGTTATCTTAATTGATGGAGTATTTAAGATATTAGGAAAAGGATTCTTAAGAGCAATGCAAATGCTTGTAGTTCCATTAGTATTTTGCTCATTAGTATGTGGAAGTTTAGCGATAGGTGATACTAAGAAGCTTGGAAAAGTTGGAATAAAGACAATGGCATTTTATGTATTTACTACAGCAATTGCTATCACTATAGCTATTGGTGTTGGAAAGGTTATAAATCCAGGAATAGGCCTTGATATGTCTAGTGTTCAAATAGCTGAACCAACTATAGCTGAAAGTAAAGCATTTTCTGATGTAATTTTAGATATAATTCCAATAAATCCAATAAACTCATTAGCACAAGGTAATATGCTTCAAATAATATTTTTTGCGATGATGGTAGGGATTATTTTAGCAACTTTAGGTAAAAAGACGGAAATAGTAGCTGATTTTTTTAAAGCATGTAATGAAATAATGATGAAAATGACAATGATAGTTATGGAAGTTGCACCTATAGGAGTTTTTTGTTTGATAGCAACTACATTTGCAACTATTGGATGGGGTGCATTCACTCCAATGTTAAAATATATGAGTGCTGTTTTCTTAGCTTTAGCAATACAGTGCTTAGGAACATATATGATAATGTTAAAAGGATTTTCTAATCTTAGTCCGTTAACATTCCTTAAGAAGTTTGCACCTGTAATGAGTTTTGCGTTTTCTACAGCAACATCAAATGCAACTATTCCTTTATCCATAGATACGTTGAGTAAAAAGATGGGAGTATCTAAGAAAATTTCATCTTTTACAGTTCCGTTAGGAGCAACTATAAATATGGATGGAACAGCAATAATGCAAGGCGTTGCTGTTGTCTTTGTAGCTCAAGCATTTGGAATAAATCTTGGTGTAAGTGACTATATAACAGTAATACTTACTGCAACATTAGCATCTATAGGAACAGCAGGAGTGCCAGGCGTTGGTCTTATTACATTATCAATGGTGTTTAATTCAGTAAATTTACCTGTAGAAGGTATAGCGTTAATAATGGGAATAGATAGAATATTAGATATGACTAGAACTGCTGTTAATATTACAGGTGATGCTGTTTGTACAACTATAGTAGCGAAACAAGAAGACGAAGTTAATGAGGAAATATTTAATAATCAAGATGAAGAAATAGATGAGAATATAATAGAAGTAATATAA
- a CDS encoding zinc-ribbon domain-containing protein, whose translation MEDKKILCKDCGNEFVFTVGEQEFYKEKGFDNEPVRCPDCRRARKQQRNNR comes from the coding sequence ATGGAAGATAAGAAAATACTTTGTAAAGATTGCGGTAACGAATTTGTGTTCACAGTTGGGGAACAAGAATTCTACAAAGAAAAAGGATTTGACAACGAACCAGTAAGATGTCCTGATTGTAGAAGAGCAAGAAAACAACAAAGAAACAACAGATAG
- a CDS encoding amino acid ABC transporter substrate-binding protein, whose product MMNKLFKKLLIVSCVATIGVNLVACKSNKQESASSKNEIIIGMDDTFVPMGFKDGSGETVGFDVDLAKAVGEKLNKKVKFQSIDWSMKESELNNGNIDLIWNGYSITDERKENVEFSKVYLNNRQVIITLADSKINSKNDLINAKVGAQNQSSAVDAIKADGDMMSKFDGGNVVTFETNNDALMDLEAGRIDAVVADEILAKYYTNERGKEKYKILNDDFGAEDYAVGIKKGDTSFVQEFNNALNSVIEDGTGAKISEKWFGEDIIAR is encoded by the coding sequence ATGATGAATAAATTATTTAAAAAATTATTAATAGTATCATGTGTTGCTACTATTGGGGTGAATTTAGTAGCATGTAAAAGCAATAAGCAAGAAAGTGCGTCTAGTAAGAATGAAATAATAATTGGAATGGATGACACTTTTGTTCCTATGGGATTTAAAGATGGAAGTGGAGAAACGGTAGGTTTTGATGTAGATCTTGCTAAGGCAGTAGGAGAAAAACTTAATAAAAAAGTTAAATTTCAATCAATTGATTGGAGTATGAAAGAATCAGAACTTAATAATGGAAATATAGATTTAATTTGGAATGGATATTCAATAACTGATGAAAGAAAAGAAAATGTAGAATTTTCTAAAGTGTATTTAAACAATAGACAAGTTATTATAACCTTAGCGGATTCTAAAATTAATAGTAAAAATGATTTGATTAATGCTAAGGTTGGAGCTCAAAATCAATCAAGTGCAGTGGATGCTATAAAAGCAGATGGTGATATGATGAGTAAGTTTGATGGCGGAAATGTAGTTACTTTTGAGACTAATAATGATGCACTAATGGACTTGGAAGCAGGGAGAATAGATGCAGTTGTGGCTGATGAAATATTAGCCAAATATTATACAAATGAAAGAGGAAAAGAAAAGTATAAAATATTAAATGATGATTTTGGAGCAGAAGATTATGCTGTTGGAATAAAAAAAGGAGATACATCATTTGTTCAAGAATTTAATAATGCTCTAAATTCTGTAATAGAAGATGGTACAGGTGCAAAAATATCAGAAAAATGGTTTGGTGAAGACATAATAGCTAGATAA
- a CDS encoding MerR family transcriptional regulator — protein sequence MFVKRYYRIGELSKLYDIGRDAIKYYEELNILLPTRDSNGYRNYSIDDVCKLNLIRELRNLNIPMKEIKEYLKERNLKSTREMLEEEIKIVNEKIDDLLKQKKSIENRLCVIEKGIAKTDFGVIKLEHHKRRKALILDGNVNVNENIDFLIQKLRKELKESFYMLGNNNIGSIFDFESLKNGIINKYKHVIAFLDDESDRFNFELEDGIYLTCTYKGSYDNNQIYLPKIFRYAEDQNYEIIGDPMEIYKVDIYETSEIKEFITTLQVQVKKK from the coding sequence ATGTTTGTGAAGCGTTATTATAGAATTGGGGAATTATCAAAATTATATGATATTGGAAGAGATGCAATTAAATATTATGAAGAGCTTAATATTTTATTACCTACAAGAGATAGTAATGGTTATAGAAATTATAGTATAGATGATGTATGTAAATTAAACTTAATAAGAGAGCTTAGAAATCTAAATATACCTATGAAAGAAATTAAGGAATATTTAAAAGAAAGAAATCTAAAATCTACACGAGAAATGTTAGAAGAAGAAATTAAAATAGTAAATGAAAAAATAGATGATTTATTAAAACAAAAGAAAAGTATAGAGAATAGATTATGTGTTATAGAGAAAGGAATAGCTAAAACAGATTTTGGTGTTATAAAACTAGAACATCATAAAAGAAGAAAAGCTTTAATATTAGATGGAAACGTAAATGTTAATGAAAATATAGATTTTTTAATTCAAAAGTTACGAAAAGAATTAAAAGAAAGTTTTTATATGTTAGGAAATAATAATATAGGATCTATATTTGATTTTGAAAGTTTAAAAAATGGAATAATAAATAAATATAAGCATGTTATAGCTTTTTTGGATGACGAAAGTGATAGATTTAATTTTGAATTAGAAGATGGTATTTATTTAACATGTACTTATAAAGGGAGTTATGATAATAATCAAATATATTTACCGAAAATTTTTAGGTATGCAGAAGATCAAAATTATGAAATTATAGGCGATCCTATGGAGATATATAAAGTTGATATATATGAAACTAGCGAAATTAAAGAATTTATAACAACTTTACAAGTTCAAGTTAAGAAAAAATAA
- a CDS encoding amino acid ABC transporter permease, with protein sequence MNYILSLMPQILEGLKVTLEVFVLTLILSIPLGIVVALARTSKFLVLRKLTGIYVLIMRGTPLLLQIVVIFFGLPTMGITFDRFTAAILAFVLNYAAYFGEIFRAGIISIDKGQYEAAEMLGLTYKDTFFRIILPQAIKRVIPPVANEITTLIKDTSLVYIIGLDELLKIAKIASNRDVTLIPLILAGVVYLVVIGILSKLLEKVENKYEYYN encoded by the coding sequence TTGAATTATATATTATCACTAATGCCTCAAATATTAGAAGGCTTAAAAGTTACATTAGAAGTTTTTGTATTGACATTAATATTATCTATACCTCTTGGGATTGTCGTAGCACTAGCTAGAACATCAAAATTTCTTGTGCTAAGAAAGTTAACTGGCATTTATGTGCTTATAATGAGAGGAACTCCATTGTTATTGCAAATAGTAGTAATATTTTTTGGTTTACCAACCATGGGAATAACTTTTGACAGATTTACAGCAGCAATATTAGCATTTGTTTTAAATTATGCAGCATATTTTGGAGAAATATTTAGAGCGGGAATAATATCAATAGATAAGGGGCAATATGAAGCGGCGGAAATGCTAGGATTAACATATAAGGATACTTTTTTTAGAATAATATTACCACAAGCTATAAAAAGAGTTATTCCTCCAGTGGCTAATGAAATTACAACTTTAATAAAAGATACATCTTTAGTATATATAATAGGTTTAGATGAATTACTAAAAATAGCTAAGATAGCATCTAATAGGGATGTTACGTTGATTCCGTTAATATTAGCAGGAGTTGTTTATTTAGTAGTCATAGGAATACTTAGTAAATTACTAGAAAAAGTAGAAAATAAGTATGAATATTATAACTAG